The Nostoc sp. 'Lobaria pulmonaria (5183) cyanobiont' genome window below encodes:
- a CDS encoding (2Fe-2S) ferredoxin domain-containing protein: MTNITQPSDFPIIDRDSPKCVRVCQNRTCKKQGAAKVLAAFTALPIPGVTVTASSCLGQCGNGPMVLILPDMVWYSGVQPDEVSLLIENHLLGGQRVKQMLYYRFHPQKES, encoded by the coding sequence ATGACCAACATCACTCAACCATCAGACTTCCCGATAATAGATCGAGATTCTCCTAAATGTGTGCGGGTTTGTCAAAATCGTACTTGTAAAAAGCAAGGTGCAGCTAAGGTTTTAGCAGCTTTTACAGCTTTGCCAATCCCCGGTGTAACTGTAACGGCTAGCAGCTGTTTAGGACAATGTGGCAATGGCCCAATGGTGCTGATATTACCCGATATGGTCTGGTATAGCGGCGTTCAACCTGATGAAGTATCTCTACTGATAGAAAATCATTTGTTAGGTGGTCAAAGAGTCAAACAGATGCTCTATTATCGGTTTCATCCCCAGAAAGAAAGCTAA
- a CDS encoding cysteine synthase A, whose translation MDIKNGFVGAVGNTPLIRLNSFSEETGCEILAKAEFLNPGGSVKDRAALYIIEDAQKKGLLKPGGTVVEGTAGNTGIGLAHICNAKGYKCLIIIPDTQSQEKIDALTALGAEVRPVPAVPYKDPNNYVKLSGRVAAELENAIWANQFDNLANRLAHYETTGPEIWTQTDGKIDAWITATGTGGTYAGVASYLKEQNPAIKCVVADPLGSGLYSYVKTGEIKIEGNSITEGIGNGRVTANMEGAPADDAIQIDDKEALRVVYQLLRKDGLLMGGSTGINVGAAVALAKQLGPGHTIVTILCDSGSRYQSRIFNLEWLASKGLSID comes from the coding sequence ATGGATATAAAGAATGGCTTTGTTGGCGCTGTTGGCAACACCCCTTTAATTCGCTTAAACAGTTTTAGCGAAGAAACAGGGTGTGAAATCCTTGCTAAAGCAGAATTTCTCAATCCTGGGGGTTCCGTCAAAGACCGCGCCGCACTTTACATTATCGAAGATGCACAAAAGAAAGGTCTACTCAAACCTGGTGGCACGGTTGTAGAAGGAACCGCAGGTAATACTGGCATTGGACTAGCACATATTTGCAACGCTAAAGGTTACAAATGTCTAATTATTATTCCCGATACCCAATCACAAGAAAAGATAGACGCACTGACAGCACTAGGAGCAGAAGTTCGTCCCGTCCCCGCCGTACCCTATAAAGACCCGAACAACTACGTCAAGCTATCTGGTAGAGTCGCTGCTGAATTGGAAAATGCCATTTGGGCAAATCAGTTTGATAATTTAGCCAACCGCCTCGCCCACTACGAAACCACAGGGCCGGAAATTTGGACGCAGACAGATGGTAAAATAGATGCATGGATAACTGCAACTGGTACTGGTGGTACTTATGCTGGTGTAGCATCGTACTTAAAAGAACAAAATCCAGCAATTAAATGTGTTGTAGCCGATCCGCTAGGTAGTGGACTCTATAGCTATGTCAAAACTGGCGAAATCAAGATAGAAGGAAATTCCATCACTGAAGGCATCGGTAACGGTCGTGTCACAGCCAATATGGAAGGCGCACCTGCTGATGATGCCATCCAAATCGATGATAAAGAAGCTTTGCGAGTAGTTTACCAACTGCTGAGGAAAGATGGGTTGTTAATGGGCGGCTCAACGGGTATTAATGTTGGGGCAGCTGTTGCCTTAGCGAAGCAGTTGGGGCCAGGACATACCATTGTCACCATCTTGTGTGATAGTGGTTCCCGGTATCAGTCGCGGATATTCAACCTGGAATGGCTAGCTTCAAAAGGACTTTCAATAGATTAG
- the ygfZ gene encoding CAF17-like 4Fe-4S cluster assembly/insertion protein YgfZ, with translation MPTSTLDDKDAAAIQAARVGVAICDRTAWGRIKVAGDDRLNFLHNQSTNNFQILKPGQGCDTVFVTSTARTIDLVTAYVREDAVILLVSPNRRQFLMEWLDKYIFYADKVELSDITQYTNTFSLIGPGSDAVLEKLGIGELIGQPYGSHQVYTIAPAEGVRIAVGSGLAAPGYTFTFPYTDKETVWNKLLEAGAVEMSDRAWDALRILQGRPAPDAELTDDYNPLEVGLWQTISFTKGCYIGQETIARLNTYKGVKQHLLGIRLSAPVEVGSAIAVGDEKVGKLTSYTETADGYFGLGYIRTKAGGVGLKVKVGETEGEIVEIPFVSHEYP, from the coding sequence ATGCCAACATCTACACTTGACGATAAAGACGCAGCAGCTATCCAAGCCGCCAGAGTTGGGGTTGCAATATGCGATCGCACCGCCTGGGGACGGATCAAAGTAGCTGGCGACGATCGCCTCAACTTCTTACACAACCAAAGTACTAACAATTTCCAAATACTCAAGCCAGGACAAGGTTGTGATACGGTTTTTGTCACTTCCACAGCCAGAACAATTGATTTAGTAACCGCCTACGTTAGAGAAGATGCGGTAATCTTGCTGGTTTCACCTAACCGTCGCCAGTTTTTGATGGAATGGCTGGATAAATATATTTTCTATGCAGATAAGGTGGAATTATCTGATATTACCCAATACACCAACACCTTCAGCCTGATTGGCCCAGGAAGCGACGCTGTTTTAGAAAAGTTGGGTATTGGCGAACTCATCGGCCAACCTTATGGTAGTCACCAAGTATACACGATCGCTCCGGCTGAAGGAGTGCGAATTGCTGTGGGTAGCGGGTTAGCTGCGCCCGGATACACCTTCACTTTCCCCTATACTGATAAAGAAACAGTGTGGAACAAACTGTTAGAAGCTGGGGCGGTAGAGATGAGCGATCGCGCTTGGGATGCCTTGCGAATCTTACAAGGCCGCCCCGCCCCAGATGCGGAACTTACAGATGATTACAATCCTCTGGAAGTTGGCTTGTGGCAAACAATTTCTTTTACTAAAGGTTGCTATATTGGGCAAGAAACTATTGCTCGGTTAAATACATACAAAGGTGTAAAACAACACCTGCTTGGTATTCGCCTCAGTGCCCCTGTGGAAGTTGGAAGTGCGATCGCAGTTGGAGATGAAAAGGTCGGCAAACTTACTAGTTACACAGAAACCGCTGATGGTTACTTTGGACTAGGTTACATTCGCACCAAAGCTGGTGGTGTAGGCTTAAAAGTCAAAGTAGGAGAAACTGAGGGTGAAATAGTAGAAATTCCGTTTGTTTCTCACGAGTACCCGTAA
- a CDS encoding DUF5331 domain-containing protein, which translates to MNIQQLRQSLKQKWLVYYKQNISWLIKMRIWATYDGLRRPLSGFILATLSVLEPQFDEILAFMLDLNNDPDKIVAALGLNFNPDQELRLIKSDYFLATSQAENESPDEKYSEDKHLSSVVTATKIAPNSLAKTLDSKLPHAEKLLPSFTVNTEVVRTRQPELVVAFATKIAPDTPAKTPASGFVSEYQPLQSPLERLPSGNSLTMTAEVNTKAKTMPSAVLATEVKSNPPSNRIPVGAFLAITTEIDSNGKPVRSCFAACRQTSPVGQLPSRASLAITTGVKSNGKEPNIQPQEVKSKVNLATTNARSIASWVDEFCYGARDKEKDILI; encoded by the coding sequence ATGAATATCCAGCAGCTGCGTCAATCCTTAAAACAAAAGTGGCTTGTTTACTACAAGCAAAATATTTCCTGGCTAATCAAAATGCGAATTTGGGCCACTTATGATGGTTTGCGCCGTCCTTTGTCCGGTTTTATTTTGGCAACACTCTCTGTTTTGGAACCCCAGTTTGATGAAATACTTGCTTTTATGCTGGATCTGAATAACGATCCAGATAAAATAGTCGCTGCTTTAGGTCTTAACTTCAATCCTGATCAAGAGTTACGTTTAATCAAATCAGATTATTTTCTAGCTACCAGCCAAGCTGAAAATGAGTCGCCAGATGAGAAGTATTCTGAGGATAAACATTTGTCATCGGTTGTAACTGCTACCAAGATTGCGCCTAATTCTCTTGCCAAAACTCTAGACTCCAAGTTGCCACACGCCGAGAAACTTCTGCCATCATTTACAGTTAATACTGAGGTAGTTCGTACACGCCAACCTGAGTTAGTAGTTGCATTTGCTACTAAAATCGCTCCAGATACTCCAGCAAAAACGCCAGCCTCTGGTTTTGTAAGCGAATATCAACCACTACAATCGCCCCTTGAACGCCTCCCTTCAGGAAACTCGTTGACAATGACTGCTGAGGTTAATACCAAAGCCAAAACTATGCCATCTGCGGTGTTAGCTACTGAGGTTAAAAGCAACCCGCCATCTAACCGAATCCCTGTAGGCGCATTCCTGGCAATTACCACTGAGATTGACAGTAATGGCAAACCAGTGCGTAGCTGCTTTGCAGCTTGTCGTCAGACATCGCCCGTTGGGCAGCTCCCTTCAAGAGCATCGCTAGCAATTACTACTGGGGTTAAAAGCAACGGTAAAGAGCCGAATATTCAACCACAAGAGGTTAAGAGCAAAGTAAATTTAGCAACTACAAATGCCCGTAGTATAGCTTCTTGGGTAGATGAATTTTGTTACGGTGCTAGAGATAAAGAGAAAGATATTTTGATTTGA